One genomic window of Coffea eugenioides isolate CCC68of chromosome 1, Ceug_1.0, whole genome shotgun sequence includes the following:
- the LOC113763103 gene encoding probable glutathione S-transferase parA: protein MEESSVILLDLWVSIYATRARIALAEKGIKYQAQEEDFVYKQKSSLLLEMNPLHKTVPVLIHNGKPICESLNIVEYIDEVWNHKPPLLPADPYQRSQARFWADYIDKKVSSRNIWGNKGEEREKAKTEFIEALKILQGVLGDKTYFGGDSFGFVDIALLPFSIWFYTLENVANFSVEAETPQLVEWVKRCRERESVSISLPDPKKVYDFILPMMQRMGLA, encoded by the exons ATGGAAGAGAGTAGTGTGATTCTGTTAGATTTATGGGTTAGCATTTACGCGACGAGGGCAAGAATTGCATTGGCCGAGAAGGGGATCAAGTACCAAGCTCAGGAAGAAGACTTCGTTTATAAGCAGAAAAGTAGCCTGCTTCTAGAGATGAATCCGCTTCACAAAACCGTCCCAGTTCTGATTCACAACGGCAAGCCCATTTGTGAATCCCTCAACATTGTTGAGTACATTGATGAAGTGTGGAATCACAAACCTCCATTGCTCCCCGCCGATCCTTACCAAAGATCCCAAGCGAGATTCTGGGCTGATTACATTGATAAGAAG GTATCTTCAAGGAATATATGGGGGAACAAGGGGGAGGAGCGGGAGAAAGCGAAGACGGAATTTATAGAAGCTTTGAAGATTTTGCAGGGAGTGCTGGGAGACAAGACTTACTTCGGTGGTGATTCATTCGGCTTTGTGGATATAGCTCTTTTACCCTTTTCTATCTGGTTTTATACCTTGGAGAATGTTGCCAACTTCAGCGTGGAGGCTGAGACTCCACAGCTTGTCGAATGGGTCAAGAGATGCAGGGAAAGGGAAAGTGTCTCCATCTCTCTCCCTGACCCTAAAAAGGTCTATGACTTCATCTTGCCAATGATGCAGAGAATGGGTCTAGCATAG
- the LOC113779695 gene encoding uncharacterized protein LOC113779695: protein MLQWMGGSRRKVTSTRMSTQKRQKHYFEQKRRQQQATGGRKDSEEHNIHGQHAENSRSLDILSFQNLSTVVQQNKSNYPLGNDETEHHALNYQALKCPQSIQCFQANKFTPSGPSEAEEARLSSSYQPGSSYAKTMLVSTSGKDARTFNSDDDKMNHIKMVPGYQELGMMDILGDDEPNLHTGSSLEREAHAAFSIEGVGRVEMETPVHTPVRAPEVHGRNFLHGCSPPSKAMRPADSFNLNSELVNLEFELDAMMQEVDVPLCKSSMEHSFCSKDILGSFSKPKQDLLDTREFSIFDDNDNGFTDLFQNDEPFFHKTERNRHSWDATCRPVTGKILDESAFGSSCNIWMDQEDASDDYYTMDCRSEEFTFQGSYRQKSRTTMRKSKRLGHRDSPELYVKRQNSENFHDSTIPEMTWRSPVHRDHDVGDIDYQPTWSCFKTEDTRDNLSLLSEESCSSSAVGGVSKKGTLNSTEKQTPKSADFGCSENICGENIMYGRVKTCNKLEINQQGDNTNEQGKLTRISNSSRSQPADNSKMTSEKRLKSENGRLFEGAYDPGKTISRHNPYPRTYDTNPSSRLWIEDLFGTSGGTNVHADCSPCCNLTSEEHDSHQRKLEKVTPVSSMLNFSEHCNRGYKPQKSMHGHSFPESELQSITREEDERSDLPVSEHGKLEHWRERSRCRKSLFSGCGKFIHVADVEDKSSDCKESTTEASKLSSGCRKCTCTPDEEDKSNNCKEFTNGTSKAGENVKETDCLQDEDASPSGATSSIDGNSSHVDAKCQLTAQSSFLHQTGSGANLEEGFGHEERTGSEEKSSIESTCQVMTLDSCVLQLLCIQVLKEASAKVTGKKA, encoded by the exons ATGTTGCAATGGATGGGCGGATCTCGGCGGAAAGTGACTTCC ACAAGAATGTCAACGCAGAAAAG GCAAAAACACTACTTTGAGCAGAAAAGGCGGCAACAGCAAGCGACCGGAGGGAGGAAAGATTCTGAGGAGCACAATATCCATGGGCAGCATGCTGAAAATAGTAGATCTCTGGATATTCTAAGTTTTCAGAACTTATCAACTGTTGTGCAACAGAACAAGTCAAATTACCCTTTag GAAACGATGAAACAGAGCACCATGCTCTGAACTATCAAGCACTCAAGTGTCCACAATCAATACAATGTTTTCAAGCTAACAAATTCACACCTTCCGGCCCCTCTGAAGCTGAGGAAGCAA GACTTTCATCAAGCTATCAACCAGGCAGTTCATACGCAAAGAC GATGTTGGTTAGCACTTCTGGTAAAGATGCAAGAACTTTCAACTCAGATGATGACAAGATGAATCATATAAAAATGGTCCCAGGGTATCAAG AACTAGGTATGATGGACATACTTGGAGATGATGAACCAAATCTCCATACTGGTTCAAGTTTAGAACGTGAAGCTCATGCTGCATTTTCAATTGAAG GTGTTGGTAGAGTGGAAATGGAGACTCCAGTTCATACGCCAGTTCGTGCACCAGAGGTGCATGGCAG AAACTTCTTGCATGGTTGCTCTCCACCATCAAAAGCTATGAGGCCTGCTGACTCGTTCAACCTTAACAGCGAGCTGGTTAACCTTGAATTTGAATTG GATGCTATGATGCAGGAAGTTGATGTGCCCTTATGTAAAAGTTCTATGGAGCACTCTTTCTGTTCAAAGGACATATTGGGTTCTTTCAGCAAGCCAAAGCAAGATTTGTTGGACACCAGAGAATTCTCAATATTTGATGACAATGATAATGGTTTTACTGATCTTTTCCAGAATGATGAACCATTCTTCCACAAAACAGAGAGAAATAGGCACAGTTGGGATG CAACCTGTAGGCCTGTAACTGGCAAAATTCTTGACGAGAGTGCTTTTGGTTCATCTTGCAACATTTGGATGGATCAAGAAGATGCTTCTGATGATTATTATACCATGGACTGCAGGAGTGAAGAATTTACTTTTCAAGGCTCTTATCGACAGAAGAGCAG GACTACAATGAGAAAATCAAAGAGACTCGGACATAGAG ATTCACCTGAGCTATATGTGAAGCGCCAGAACTCAGAGAACTTTCATGATTCCACAATTCCGGAGATGACATG GAGATCTCCAGTTCACAGAGACCATGATGTTGGTGATATTGATTACCAACCCACATGGTCATGCTTCAAAACTGAAGATACAAGAGACAATTTGAGTTTGCTGAG TGAGGAGTCATGCTCGTCGAGCGCAG TGGGGGGTGTATCGAAGAAAGGCACATTGAACTCAACTGAGAAACAGACACCGAAAAGTGCTGATTTTGGTTGCTCAGAGAACATCTGTGGTGAAAACATTATGTATGGGAGAGTAAAAACCTGCAATAAGTTGGAGATTAACCAGCAAGGGGACAACACAAATGAGCAAGGAAAGCTTACAAGGATTTCAAATTCATCAAGATCGCAACCAGCTGATAACTCAAAAATGACTTCTGAGAAGAGGTTGAAATCAGAGAATGGCCGATTGTTTGAGGGAGCATATGATCCTGGCAAGACAATTTCACGTCATAATCCTTATCCCAGGACATATGATACAAATCCAAGCTCCAGACTTTGGATTGAAGATCTCTTTGGCACATCCGGAGGTACCAATGTGCATGCTGATTGCTCACCTTGTTGCAACCTGACATCAGAAGAACATGATTCCCACCAACGTAAGTTGGAAAAAGTTACGCCAGTGTCAAGTATGCTAAATTTTTCTGAGCACTGCAATAGGGGGTATAAACCTCAGAAGTCAATGCATGGTCACAGTTTTCCAGAATCAGAACTGCAAAGCATTACCAGGGAGGAAGATGAACGTTCTGATCTCCCTGTATCTGAACATGGAAAGCTGGAGCATTGGAGAGAGCGTTCCCGCTGCAGAAAAAGCTTATTCTCAGGATGTGGGAAGTTTATCCATGTAGCTGATGTGGAAGACAAGTCTAGTGATTGCAAGGAATCCACTACTGAGGCTTCAAAATTATCCTCAGGATGTCGGAAGTGTACTTGTACGCCTGATGAGGAAGACAAGTCTAATAATTGCAAGGAATTCACTAATGGGACTTCAAAAGCCGGAGAGAATGTGAAAGAAACGGATTGTCTCCAAGATGAAGATGCATCACCATCTGGGGCTACTTCAAGTATTGATGGCAATTCGTCCCATGTAGATGCTAA ATGTCAGCTTACTGCTCAGAGCTCTTTTTTGCATCAAACTGGATCCGGAG CAAATCTGGAAGAAGGATTTGGGCATGAAGAAAGGACAGGAAGTGAGGAGAAAAGTAGTATTGAGTCAACATGCCAGGTGATGACGCTTGATAGCTGTGTCCTGCAACTTCTTTGCATTCAGGTACTGAAGGAAGCATCTGCTAAGGTAACGGGGAAGAAGGCTTGA